A genome region from Candidatus Zixiibacteriota bacterium includes the following:
- a CDS encoding N-acetyltransferase, translating to MTEHISPTAKIGSDTVFGRFCVVDDNVTIGARCQVGHNVVIHAGSIIGSNVRIDDGTVIGKLPMRAANSAVTKEQELPAAHIGDNCIIGTNVVIYAGSVIGNKVLVADLSTVRENVSIGDFTIVGRGVAIENFCKIGSYCKLETNVYITAYSEVEDRVFIAPCVATSNDNFVGRTKERFKHFKGVTIRKGGRIGVSATILPGKVIGEDTLVAAGALVTSDAPPRKIVAGVPAKVFRDVPPEQLLENQE from the coding sequence ATGACTGAACATATCTCACCTACTGCGAAGATTGGAAGCGATACGGTCTTCGGTAGGTTTTGTGTGGTTGATGACAACGTGACGATCGGCGCCAGGTGTCAGGTAGGCCACAATGTCGTAATTCATGCCGGAAGCATCATCGGCTCAAATGTCAGAATTGACGATGGCACTGTTATCGGCAAGCTGCCCATGCGCGCCGCGAATTCAGCGGTGACCAAAGAGCAGGAACTCCCCGCGGCACACATTGGCGACAACTGCATTATTGGGACCAACGTTGTTATCTATGCTGGCTCCGTGATCGGCAATAAAGTGCTCGTTGCGGATCTGTCGACAGTCCGAGAAAATGTCTCGATCGGCGATTTTACGATTGTCGGCAGGGGTGTTGCCATCGAAAACTTCTGTAAGATCGGCTCCTACTGCAAGCTCGAAACGAATGTGTACATTACGGCATATTCGGAAGTTGAGGACAGAGTGTTCATTGCTCCCTGCGTCGCGACTTCCAACGACAATTTCGTCGGTCGCACTAAAGAGAGATTCAAACATTTCAAGGGAGTGACTATCAGAAAGGGCGGACGGATCGGTGTCAGTGCGACGATTCTCCCGGGAAAAGTCATCGGTGAGGATACGCTGGTCGCCGCCGGCGCACTCGTAACTTCCGATGCTCCCCCGCGCAAGATTGTCGCTGGTGTGCCGGCAAAAGTGTTCCGCGACGTACCTCCTGAGCAGCTTCTGGAGAATCAGGAATAG
- a CDS encoding DegT/DnrJ/EryC1/StrS family aminotransferase: protein MQVPLLDLNRQYKTIKKEIDEAVLTVLEHCKFIGGPELKKLEEEIASFCGVKYGIGVNSGTDALLIALRACGVGSGDEVITTTFSFFASAGVISRLGARPVFVDINADDYNMDFTKLEAAITPRTKVVMPVHLFGQCADMTPILDICRKHKLMVVEDAAQALSAAYKGKMAGSVGDFGCFSFFPSKNLGASGDAGMIVSDRLQEEEFTRTLRVHGAKPKYYHSHIGYNSRLDTIQAAILLVKLKHLSQWSEKRREHAAIYDEAFAGISQVKTPHILDGNYHIYNQYTIAVPGRDKLRDHLREKKIGCEMYYPVPLHAQECYKDLGYADGSLPVAEKAAKEVISLPIYPELTADEQQFVIETVNAFYG from the coding sequence ATGCAGGTTCCACTGCTCGATTTGAATAGACAGTACAAGACCATCAAGAAAGAGATCGATGAGGCAGTGCTGACCGTCCTCGAACACTGTAAGTTCATCGGTGGTCCGGAATTGAAGAAGCTCGAAGAAGAGATTGCGTCCTTCTGCGGAGTGAAGTATGGTATTGGTGTCAACTCCGGTACGGATGCTCTTCTTATTGCGCTGAGGGCTTGCGGTGTCGGGTCTGGCGATGAAGTGATTACAACTACGTTCTCATTCTTCGCATCAGCTGGCGTGATATCGCGACTCGGCGCCCGTCCGGTTTTCGTGGATATAAATGCTGACGATTACAACATGGATTTCACCAAACTGGAGGCCGCGATCACTCCGAGGACCAAAGTCGTCATGCCGGTTCATCTGTTTGGGCAGTGCGCTGACATGACCCCGATTCTTGATATCTGCAGGAAGCACAAACTTATGGTTGTCGAGGATGCAGCCCAGGCTCTTTCGGCTGCATACAAAGGGAAAATGGCGGGATCGGTTGGTGATTTCGGATGTTTTTCTTTCTTCCCGTCGAAAAACCTCGGTGCATCGGGTGATGCCGGGATGATTGTCTCGGACAGACTTCAGGAAGAGGAGTTCACCCGAACACTCCGCGTACACGGTGCCAAACCGAAGTACTATCACTCCCACATCGGTTACAACAGCCGGCTTGACACTATTCAGGCCGCCATTCTGTTAGTGAAGTTGAAGCATCTATCGCAATGGTCGGAGAAACGCAGGGAGCACGCGGCAATTTACGATGAGGCATTTGCAGGGATCAGTCAAGTGAAGACACCGCACATTCTGGATGGCAACTATCATATATATAATCAGTATACGATAGCCGTTCCTGGCAGAGACAAGCTCCGCGATCATCTCCGCGAAAAGAAGATAGGCTGTGAGATGTACTACCCTGTGCCACTTCACGCGCAGGAATGTTACAAGGATCTTGGATATGCCGATGGCTCACTTCCGGTGGCCGAGAAAGCCGCGAAAGAGGTTATTTCGCTGCCCATATACCCGGAATTGACCGCGGATGAGCAGCAGTTTGTCATCGAAACCGTGAATGCGTTTTACGGTTAA